Proteins from one Nomia melanderi isolate GNS246 chromosome 3, iyNomMela1, whole genome shotgun sequence genomic window:
- the LOC116431522 gene encoding uncharacterized protein LOC116431522 has product MNAPVTEMKVRQWSAAVPLKTPDNIISSQYTSQKVFVPSYEKEKRPCIEQLITNEYQRIWWQEKEIWDKRHNRKPTTKKLLQRMVIRKKSSREATVELPKKSKKPRRKVESKIEKVAEESKEPKTKEIIPTQTGDEKGENEPKET; this is encoded by the exons ATGAACGCGCCCGTGACCGAGATGAAAGTTAGACAGTGGTCGGCCGCCGTGCCTCTGAAGACACCGGACAACATCATATCTTCGCAGTACACATCGCAGAAGGTCTTCGTCCCGTCTTACGAAAA GGAGAAACGGCCTTGCATAGAACAGCTGATCACGAACGAATACCAGCGTATTTGGTGGCAGGAGAAGGAAATATGGGACAAAAGACACAATAGAAAGCCGACTACGAAGAAATTATTACAGCGTATG GTGATCAGAAAAAAGTCGTCCAGAGAAGCTACCGTAGAACTACCAAAGAAAAGCAAGAAGCCAAGAAGAAAGGTGGAATCGAAGATCGAAAAAGTAGCTGAGGAATCGAAAGAGcctaaaacgaaagaaattattcCGACTCAAACGGGAGATGAAAAGGGAGAGAATGAACCGAAGGAAAcgtaa